The genome window ACGGAAAAACAAACAGAAGAAGAGGTTCCGGAAGAACCGGCTGACGAAAAGGCAGAAGAGATCGGGGAGGAACTGCCGGAAGAAGAATCCGGCGAAGAAACCGGAGAAGCTCCGGAAGAACAGCCGGAAACTGCCGGGGAAGCGATTCCGGAAGAGAAGAGAGAGGAAACAGAAGAAGAAACCGGCATGCCGGCAGAAGAGCCGGAGACTGAGCCTGAATCCGAACCGGACGGGGAAGCCGTGACGGAACCGGAGGAGGAACCCGGGGAAGAGACGGAAGAACAAACAGAAGAAGAGGCTCCGGAAGAACTGCCCGACGAAAAGGAAGAAGAGACCGGAGAGGAACTGCCGGAAGAAGAATCCGGCGAAGAGACCGGAGAGGGACTGCCGGGGGAAGAGCCCGGAGAAGAGAAGGAAGAACAAACAGAAGAAGAAACCGGGGAAGAACTGCCGGAGGAAGTGCTTCAGCCGGAAGACGGGACCGCTCCGGACGAAGAACCGGCGGAACCGGAAGCGGGCGAACTTCTGCCTGAAGAGGAGACGGAAGAACCCGCGGAAATGCGGCTGGATGCGACGGAGCCCGGAACGGAGGCGTGGATCTGTTTCCTGCCTGACGCGGGGATACCTCCGGAGGCGGAACTGCATGTGAGGGAAATCCCTGCCGACAGGGAGGAAGCCTGTCGGAAGGGGCTGGCGAAAGCCCTGAAGTGTGAAAATGAATCCTGTCTGAGATATACAAAATACATAGAGTTCACGCTGACCGGGGAAGGGAAGGAGCTGGAGCTGAAGGCTCCTATGACGGTTTGTATGCGGCTGCCGGATGTGCGGGAAGGCGCGGAAGTCCTGCGGGTTGTGCGCCTTGACGGCGCGGAGCCTGAAGGGCTGGACAGCAGCCTGCAGAGGGGAATCCTCTCCTTCCGTACGGATACCCTGGGGGTATTCGGCATCGGCAACGCGCTGACGTCCCTGGCTGCCGGGGAGACCGAACTGGTCCGGGTGGAAGTGCTGGGGTTTGCTTCCGGCGTGCCGGTAAGCCTGAACCGGGCGGAGGATCCGGAGGTCGCGGAAGGCCTGGAAGTGCTCGGCACCTTTACCATCGGCAGGCAGGCGGAGATACCGGCCGGGGAAGAACAGGAAACCTTCCGGATCCGGGCGGAACTGAAGAAGGACGCGGCGGCGGAGTCGATGGAAAGCGTTTCCCTGTACCGGGTGAAGGACGGACAGGCGGAAGCGGTAACAGGGGAGAAGACTGCGGAAGGCTGGATCGTAAAGCCGGATGCGGAACAGATTGCTGTAATCAGGGATACGGGCCTGCGCCGCCGGACGCTGAGCACAAATCCGGAGGGGAAAACCGAAGAACAGACGATCACGCTGAACGGCCTGGTGCCCATGAATGCGGAGGTCACGGCGGAAGATGTGACGGAGCGCTTTGCCGGATATGTATTCCCGCGGCTCCCGCAGAGAAGCCTGCTGAAGGCACGGAAGGCAGCGCCGCAGGGGGGAACGCCGGAGGAATGGATTACGCTGGCTGCGTTTGACATCAGCATTACGGACGAAAAAGGGGAATACCAGCCGGATGAGGATAAACCCATCCGCGTGGAAATCATTGACAGCCGGATTACCCCGGACCGGGAAACCGAACTGTGGCACATCCGGGATGACGGAACAGAAGAAAAAATAGAAAACATCACCGTGGAGGAGGGCAGGATTGTCTTTGAGGCAGCCGGTTTCTCCGTTTATGTGGTGGTTGTCCATGAGGACGGCACGGTGGCCAATCCCCGGGTTGAATTCCATTTTATCTCCCGGGATGATAACGCGCTGACCGGAGGGAACCGTGTTTACTACGCGAGCGCCCCATATCCCTTCCGGAACAAGGACGGGCAGAACCAGACCACGCAGATCCTGAAAGACGGAGAGACGCTGGAGCTGATTACGGATCCGGGAAACCTGGAGGACAAGCATTTCTACGGCTGGTATGTGGTGGATCCGTACATCATCAGCGGAACAACGAACGAATATGGAATCGGCACGGCGGATTCAAAGCTGTATTACAGCTGGCCGGCCAATCCGGATGCCATCGCTTTTGAGAAGCCCATCAGCATCGGGGAAAGCAACGTCAGTATCGGCGATACGGTTCACTGGAGCCTGAACGGCGTTTCCGGCGCGGGCACGGTGGACAAAGACGGCAGCGTGCATGTCTTCCTGGCTCCGGTTTATGACAAATACAACTTTATCAACTTTATGCTGTATGCCCGGGACGCGGGCGTTTCCGGCGCCAGCAACCTGATGACCCGGAAGCTGATCGCCAAGGGCAGCTCGCAGGATATCGACGTACGGATCAGCGATATCCGGTCCAGCAGCACGGACGCGGTACACCTGATTTTTATCGGATGGGAGTACAACGCCGGAACGGAAGAAAATCCGGACTGGGTGCAGCTTCCGACAGTGGACTATACCGGCGCGGAACTGAAGGATCCCGGCAGGGACGGGGTTTATTTCACCTCTTCCGGAATGGCGGAAGGGGAAAGCATCAACCTTTATCCCATTTTTGTGGAAGCGCGCTGGGTGGACTTTGTGAGCGGCGTCAGCGGCAGCGGCGCAGCCTTTGTCGGATCCCGCTTCCTGGAATCCTGGGGCAGGAACGGCGTGACGCCCGAGGGAATGACGCCGGATCCGGACGTTAATGTATTTGATCCGTCCATTCCGGTTTCACAGCGGCAGGGTTATCTGTTCGAAGGCTGGTATGCCTTTGCCAGCACTGACCCGGATACAGGGGAAATCACCAACCTGACGGAGCCGAAGGACGTGCCCGTCAGCTACATTGACGACAACCTGCAGGAACAGCTGGTTACGATCAACACAACAGCGAAGAAGATTACGGACAGAAACGGCCGGATTGTCTACAGCGGCAAATATACGCTGGATACCGGGAGCGGATACGACCTGTTTGAAGGTTCAGGCACCTCCCTGAAGTTCTATGACGCCCTGGACCGCCTGACGCTGTATGCCAACTGGATCCCCGATCTTTCCGGCATCACTGTGGTCTACTGGACGGAGAACGCGGATGACGACGGATATTCCTCCAGCGCGGTGAAGACCATTTCCACAAAACAACTGAATGATCAGCTGAACACAGCTTATGCTTCCGGATCCGAGATTACGCTGGAGGGCCTGCAGGCCTATACCGAAGATTCCGTCAGCGTGCTGAGCACCGGATTCCTGGACGATGTAAGTGCCGTGCCGGCGGGAGAGGAAATCTTCTATGACCTGAATACGGAAAAATCCGACCGGTCGAAGATTATAGACGGGGATGGCAACGCGATCTTCAATGTTTACTACAGCCGGAAGGTATTCAAACTGGTTTTCCACATCGGCCGGGACGGATATGTGAAGACCGGGGGCGCCCAGAAGACTGCCGAGGGATGGGACGGCAACTGGATTGAGTTCATGTTCAATGACCCCAAACTTACGCAGCTGGGTTATACGGCCCACAGCGGTTCATCCCTGCGGGGCCTGTACAGCATGACCTTCGAAGGACGGACGTATACATCTGAATATGTGACGACCAACGCGAACGTTATGGGCGACTATGTGCCGGCCGCGGATGAGAACGTCTATGTGCTGGCAGCGAAATACGGCGCTTATATCGGGGACCGCTGGCCGAGCCCTTCCAATCCCAGGTTCAGATTTGATGAGCCTTCCAATACCACACATACCATGTATACATGGGCGGGGTATTACGGCAGCCTGTACTGCCAGATCGCCAACGACCGGCCGACCTGGGCAGGACAGCAGGGCAACAACCCGGACCTGAACGGCATCTACAGCTATATGTCCGCGGAACTGTGCACCAACCGGGCAGGTACCGGCATTATCAACCAGAACCAGGTCCACCATATTGTGGCTTACTTTGGCCGTAAATCGAACCAGGACAGGATCAAGCAGTACCATACGCTGTTTGAGGCAGTGGAAGGGACCTATGACCCGGCGGAAGTTACCCTGGTGCCGGGTGAGGACTATACCGGGTACAGCCGGACAACCTGGAGCAGCGATATTGCCCATGTAAGCCCTGAAGTCATCACAGACAAGATGTTCTATGAGTCCGACGGTTCGCCGGTGCCGGTTATTTCCAACGTGAATCCGGAATTCCAGATGGCGTGGGATTTTTCAGGGTATGACTACTTCTACAGCTGCTATAACGTACCGGAAAGATATGATAATCACGTTTATTTCTTCTATACGCCGAAGCAGTATACGCTGACGTTCATGTATGAGAACGAGGCGGACCGGAAGATGGACACCTACTTCTACAGACAGTCCCTGGCGGACGCGAGAAAATACGAGGATCCCTGGAAGGAAGGATACAGCTTCCTGGGCTGGTATACCAATGAGGCAGGTGCGGGCGAGCCCTTTGATTTTGAACATTCAACCATGCCGAGCCAGAGCATTGTGCTCTATCCGGTGTTCAAAAAGCTGGATTACGTGATCCGGATCGATCCGAACGGGGCGGAGATCGACCGCTGGCGGGCCGGATCCACTTCCGCCGGCGCCTCCACGGGATTCCGGGTGAACTACAAGGAAACTATCAGCGCCTACAACTTCCTGGAGCGCAATTACCTGCCCACCTACGAGCAGGAGATCCGGGAGCTCGGCCTGAATCCGGAAACGGAACTCTATTACTACCTGAATACCCGGTATATCAGCGAGGAGCATGACGGGAACTTTATTCCGGGCGCCCTCCGAAGCGCGCTGTACCTGACCGCGGCTGAAATTGACGAGTACTGGACCTATTACAGTTCCTTCCCGGAAGAACGGTTTACCGAGCGCGGCGCGGTGAAGTTTACCAATAAGGAAGAGTGGATGGACGCCTATCTGGGCGGACACAACCTGGATAACCTGACAAAATACCGCCGGAAGCAGGGCGCGGAGCATTACTCCTTTATGGGCTGGTACCAGGTGATGGAGGATGGATCGCTGGCTTCCGCTCCCTTCAATTTCAACACGATGATCACGGAGGATACCGAGATCCGTGCGCTGTGGCGGCTGGACGGCGGATATTATATCCGGTACAACCCGAACTATACCGAAGATGACGGCCACGGAAACGTAACAACGGTCATGGGCAACGTGGAGCAATGGAGCGATCCGGAGGACCCCTCCAGGCTGCTGTACGCGGACCAGTCCCCCACGCATATCCTGCGGGCACCCTCGAACATTACCCCGGGCTGGGTTTTCCGGGGATGGCGGGTGGTCCGCCTGAACGGGGAAACCTGGGAACCGATCCAGCTGGATGAGAACGGGGAAGCCGTGTATTATCAGCCCGGCAGTGACTTTATCATTGACTCCGGCCTGGTTTCGGAAATTGCGGGCAACGGTGCTGTGATTCATATGCAGGCTTATTATGAACCGGATGATACCTCCTACCGCAGGCCGGACGTGACGAGCCTCATCCTGGACGCGAACGATCCCCGGGGCGGATATGTGAACAGCGCGGATTCCGCAGGCCTTCCCGCGCTGGACCATCCGGGCCATACCTGGATCAACACGGAGGATCACCTGGACGGCAGCGGACGGCCGACACAGATCCTGTTCGGCGATACGGAAGAGCTGCTGCAGTCCAACCTGGCGCTGCACCTGTACCGGTATGCGACGGAACAGACGCATGACGGCGTGCAGGGAACCAGCTATTTCTCGAACGATGATTTCTACCTGCTGCTTGGCTTTGACGAGCAGGAGGATCCCCTGAATCCCACAACCGGCTCCCCCTACATCCCCGCTTTTGCCGCCGATGGGGTGGCTGCGGTGACAAGGGAAGGGCAGAAGACCCTCTATGCCATGTGGGAACCCATGATCTACGCGATCTTTGTGAACACCACCTCCGAACCGATCACGGTCAGATTCAGCGGAACCGCCGGTACGGAAACGGTCCGGGTGGTGAATATGGTCACCGGAGAATACGACCGGGAGGAAACCCGGGGCACGATCACCATTCCGGCAAGGACCGGAGAGACCGACGGCATGATCAAAGTGGTCCTTCCCTGCGCGGAGGCCGGGACGGACGTCCTGACAGCCGAGGCACTGAACGATCACGCGCGGAAGAAGATGAGCGTCAGCGGCACATTCCGGGACGAGCCCTGTGGAACGGGTGAAGAGGGCGTCCGCTATGACGATACGGCGACCTGGTCCGGAACGCTGCAGTTTGACGAAGAAGGCATTGTGGTCACCTATACAGAGGAACCGGACAACCAGGTGCTCTTTGACGTGAATACCGGCCACTGGCAGGAAACCTCCACGGATTATATCCAGCTGGAGGATGACCTGTATACGATCTACGAGGCAAAGATCACGGACAACGCCTACCGGCCGGCGGATCCGGCCCATCCGGGCCTGGTGTTCATCGGCTGGACCACCAACGCGGATATCGCAGCGCAGAGGGATTTCAGCACAGAAGAGGCGGTAACCTGGGGCAGCACAACGATTATCCCGGACGAGGGGGGCGTTGTGCTGGATAAGGTAAGGGAAGAGTATCTGTGGGACTTCAGCCAGCCGCCGCCTTATGAGCAGACGCTGTATGCCGTGTGGAGCGACAAGGTCAGCGTGGTCTATAACATGATGTACAGCAGCAACACTAAGCTGCATATATGGAACGGGCCGGAAACAACGGATACTGATAAGCCTTATGTGTTCTACAGAAGCCAGGAGGATCCCCGGTATGTGATCTGGTCCATGGCCAAGGGCGACCGGGCGGTCAAGCCGGAAAACCCGTCTCCCCATTCCGAAAGGCCAAACTGGAACTTCATTACCTGGCTGGAACATAACGCGAAGACAGACGGCTTCCGCAGCAATGACAGAAAGCCCAGTTCGAGTGAAATCGCGGACTATGGTTTTGACTTTTCACAGCGGATTATGGAAACGGTGACGCTGGTCACTTCCTGGACATCGAACAAACCGCAGCACTTCACCTTCACGGTGGAAAAACGGGTGGTGGACGGCAATCCGAATGATGAGTTCACCTTCAATGTGGAGGTGCTGGATGAACTGGTTTACGGCAAGATCACGAGCAGCACGAACACCATAGGACCTCCGGCCAGGAGATGGGGTTCCGCGGCCGTGAGGCTGAAAAACAACCAGCAGTATACGGTGAACGTTACGGTATCCTATATACCCGACTGGGACGGTGCTTACGGCGTCGGGATAGAAGTAACAGACGCAAACAGCGCCGTCATCAGGAGCGGACAGGTGATCTACTGCGAAAAGAACACCTATAAAAACTTTGTCTCGGATTACCAGTATACCCTGAAGATCTCCGAAGAAGCCGCGGCGGGTTATGACACAGAAGTGACTGTGGAGGATATGGTCGGAGAAATCGTCTGCGACACGAGCCAGGAAGAGCGCGCGTTCAGTTTCACTGTACGCCAGGGCAGCCGGTTTGCACAGGCCCGGAATGACTATACAGCAGGAGCAGACAACAGCCTCCGGATTGTCTTTACCAACACAG of Aristaeella lactis contains these proteins:
- a CDS encoding InlB B-repeat-containing protein produces the protein MRKGTRRYVAWLCVFCMLLTSIPYSVLSDNAPATPTDLQPDAAEVTEEDGIRNIDAPAAEPAEQENESPEPEPEKPADGENAAGEGKLKVNRELVTGNDQTIKGKLEKKEYLVRFTPSETQTAYLILSSDKQLEAVVTAEETGAAVRFVPDGTDEDGRNVWIAAEYKTGKDQAYLVRITGAVSAEFTLRIVKKSVLTRERETENTERAEEEPGEETEKQTEEEVPEEPADEKAEEIGEELPEEESGEETGEAPEEQPETAGEAIPEEKREETEEETGMPAEEPETEPESEPDGEAVTEPEEEPGEETEEQTEEEAPEELPDEKEEETGEELPEEESGEETGEGLPGEEPGEEKEEQTEEETGEELPEEVLQPEDGTAPDEEPAEPEAGELLPEEETEEPAEMRLDATEPGTEAWICFLPDAGIPPEAELHVREIPADREEACRKGLAKALKCENESCLRYTKYIEFTLTGEGKELELKAPMTVCMRLPDVREGAEVLRVVRLDGAEPEGLDSSLQRGILSFRTDTLGVFGIGNALTSLAAGETELVRVEVLGFASGVPVSLNRAEDPEVAEGLEVLGTFTIGRQAEIPAGEEQETFRIRAELKKDAAAESMESVSLYRVKDGQAEAVTGEKTAEGWIVKPDAEQIAVIRDTGLRRRTLSTNPEGKTEEQTITLNGLVPMNAEVTAEDVTERFAGYVFPRLPQRSLLKARKAAPQGGTPEEWITLAAFDISITDEKGEYQPDEDKPIRVEIIDSRITPDRETELWHIRDDGTEEKIENITVEEGRIVFEAAGFSVYVVVVHEDGTVANPRVEFHFISRDDNALTGGNRVYYASAPYPFRNKDGQNQTTQILKDGETLELITDPGNLEDKHFYGWYVVDPYIISGTTNEYGIGTADSKLYYSWPANPDAIAFEKPISIGESNVSIGDTVHWSLNGVSGAGTVDKDGSVHVFLAPVYDKYNFINFMLYARDAGVSGASNLMTRKLIAKGSSQDIDVRISDIRSSSTDAVHLIFIGWEYNAGTEENPDWVQLPTVDYTGAELKDPGRDGVYFTSSGMAEGESINLYPIFVEARWVDFVSGVSGSGAAFVGSRFLESWGRNGVTPEGMTPDPDVNVFDPSIPVSQRQGYLFEGWYAFASTDPDTGEITNLTEPKDVPVSYIDDNLQEQLVTINTTAKKITDRNGRIVYSGKYTLDTGSGYDLFEGSGTSLKFYDALDRLTLYANWIPDLSGITVVYWTENADDDGYSSSAVKTISTKQLNDQLNTAYASGSEITLEGLQAYTEDSVSVLSTGFLDDVSAVPAGEEIFYDLNTEKSDRSKIIDGDGNAIFNVYYSRKVFKLVFHIGRDGYVKTGGAQKTAEGWDGNWIEFMFNDPKLTQLGYTAHSGSSLRGLYSMTFEGRTYTSEYVTTNANVMGDYVPAADENVYVLAAKYGAYIGDRWPSPSNPRFRFDEPSNTTHTMYTWAGYYGSLYCQIANDRPTWAGQQGNNPDLNGIYSYMSAELCTNRAGTGIINQNQVHHIVAYFGRKSNQDRIKQYHTLFEAVEGTYDPAEVTLVPGEDYTGYSRTTWSSDIAHVSPEVITDKMFYESDGSPVPVISNVNPEFQMAWDFSGYDYFYSCYNVPERYDNHVYFFYTPKQYTLTFMYENEADRKMDTYFYRQSLADARKYEDPWKEGYSFLGWYTNEAGAGEPFDFEHSTMPSQSIVLYPVFKKLDYVIRIDPNGAEIDRWRAGSTSAGASTGFRVNYKETISAYNFLERNYLPTYEQEIRELGLNPETELYYYLNTRYISEEHDGNFIPGALRSALYLTAAEIDEYWTYYSSFPEERFTERGAVKFTNKEEWMDAYLGGHNLDNLTKYRRKQGAEHYSFMGWYQVMEDGSLASAPFNFNTMITEDTEIRALWRLDGGYYIRYNPNYTEDDGHGNVTTVMGNVEQWSDPEDPSRLLYADQSPTHILRAPSNITPGWVFRGWRVVRLNGETWEPIQLDENGEAVYYQPGSDFIIDSGLVSEIAGNGAVIHMQAYYEPDDTSYRRPDVTSLILDANDPRGGYVNSADSAGLPALDHPGHTWINTEDHLDGSGRPTQILFGDTEELLQSNLALHLYRYATEQTHDGVQGTSYFSNDDFYLLLGFDEQEDPLNPTTGSPYIPAFAADGVAAVTREGQKTLYAMWEPMIYAIFVNTTSEPITVRFSGTAGTETVRVVNMVTGEYDREETRGTITIPARTGETDGMIKVVLPCAEAGTDVLTAEALNDHARKKMSVSGTFRDEPCGTGEEGVRYDDTATWSGTLQFDEEGIVVTYTEEPDNQVLFDVNTGHWQETSTDYIQLEDDLYTIYEAKITDNAYRPADPAHPGLVFIGWTTNADIAAQRDFSTEEAVTWGSTTIIPDEGGVVLDKVREEYLWDFSQPPPYEQTLYAVWSDKVSVVYNMMYSSNTKLHIWNGPETTDTDKPYVFYRSQEDPRYVIWSMAKGDRAVKPENPSPHSERPNWNFITWLEHNAKTDGFRSNDRKPSSSEIADYGFDFSQRIMETVTLVTSWTSNKPQHFTFTVEKRVVDGNPNDEFTFNVEVLDELVYGKITSSTNTIGPPARRWGSAAVRLKNNQQYTVNVTVSYIPDWDGAYGVGIEVTDANSAVIRSGQVIYCEKNTYKNFVSDYQYTLKISEEAAAGYDTEVTVEDMVGEIVCDTSQEERAFSFTVRQGSRFAQARNDYTAGADNSLRIVFTNTGEPIIAPTGVRTGIVPFALMMLAGLLLAAGIILPGRVRKYRQGKAAQTEETAGKQGDPVK